One window of the Pseudomonadota bacterium genome contains the following:
- a CDS encoding ATP synthase F0 subunit B translates to MRQVQTGAPAGCNRELFWLRSPFRSGSDSPHKQPSQCVDAARRRGARRWRRTLCAATSVLATLLAMAAQAQHATEQAHDPGLLHSIANIGFIAKVTNFAAVVALLVWASRKPLLEFLKARRRFVQEGLAEAAKRKAEAEAVHREYTERLATLDEELQRTRVEMTRSNEREKHRILEEAQKTADKLRRDTEAMIAQQMNLLRSGIQREVVEQAVKAAGDLLRQQIGQGDQQRFAQDYLQALGRLAAARQSYEDDRELRRPAQDSAQTLDQMSGAEPSHEERPS, encoded by the coding sequence ATGCGGCAGGTGCAGACCGGAGCACCAGCAGGTTGTAACCGGGAGTTGTTCTGGCTGCGTTCGCCGTTTCGATCCGGGTCTGACAGCCCACACAAGCAGCCCTCGCAGTGCGTCGATGCGGCCAGGCGCCGGGGCGCGAGGCGCTGGCGCAGGACGCTTTGCGCGGCCACGAGCGTGCTCGCCACGCTGCTCGCCATGGCCGCGCAGGCCCAGCACGCAACGGAGCAGGCGCACGACCCGGGCTTGCTGCACAGCATCGCAAACATCGGCTTCATAGCGAAGGTAACCAACTTCGCCGCAGTCGTTGCGCTGCTCGTGTGGGCGAGCCGCAAACCCCTGCTCGAGTTTCTCAAAGCCAGACGGCGATTCGTCCAGGAAGGGCTCGCCGAGGCGGCCAAGCGCAAGGCCGAGGCCGAGGCGGTTCACCGCGAGTACACCGAGCGTCTGGCGACGCTCGACGAGGAGCTGCAGCGCACGCGCGTGGAGATGACCCGCTCCAACGAGCGGGAGAAGCATAGGATTCTCGAGGAAGCACAGAAGACAGCCGACAAGCTGCGCCGGGATACGGAAGCCATGATCGCACAGCAGATGAATCTGCTGCGCTCCGGTATCCAGCGGGAGGTCGTCGAGCAAGCGGTGAAGGCGGCCGGCGACCTGTTGCGCCAACAGATCGGCCAAGGTGATCAGCAACGTTTCGCTCAGGACTACCTGCAAGCGCTCGGAAGGCTCGCAGCCGCCAGGCAGTCGTACGAGGACGATCGGGAGCTGCGGCGGCCAGCTCAAGATTCCGCGCAGACGCTGGACCAGATGAGCGGCGCGGAGCCCAGCCACGAGGAACGACCGTCGTGA
- the atpH gene encoding ATP synthase F1 subunit delta — translation MSGSVIARRYGTALFDLADRQQQIDRAGNDIAAFSEMWRTSSELRRVLEDPRCGTELRRRVLTRLAERAGLCACVRSALLLLCDRKRLRLVREIAEVYAELRERRAGGVRAEVISATPLPAGYSDELKRALEHVTGRRVRLVLREDRSLIGGVITRIGDRMLDGSVRHQLQAMRERLLPQG, via the coding sequence GTGAGCGGATCGGTCATAGCGAGACGCTACGGCACGGCGCTGTTTGATCTGGCGGATCGTCAGCAGCAGATCGACAGGGCCGGCAACGATATCGCTGCCTTCTCCGAGATGTGGCGAACAAGCTCGGAGCTGCGCCGAGTGCTCGAGGACCCTCGCTGCGGCACGGAGCTGCGACGCAGGGTGTTGACTCGACTGGCCGAGCGCGCGGGGCTGTGCGCGTGCGTGCGTTCTGCGCTGCTCCTTCTGTGCGACCGCAAGCGTCTGCGCTTGGTCCGCGAGATTGCCGAAGTCTACGCGGAGCTCCGAGAACGACGCGCTGGCGGCGTGCGAGCGGAGGTCATCAGCGCGACCCCGTTGCCGGCTGGATACTCGGACGAGCTCAAGCGCGCGCTCGAGCACGTGACAGGACGGCGAGTGCGGCTGGTGCTGCGCGAGGATCGCTCCCTGATTGGAGGCGTGATAACCCGAATCGGCGATCGCATGCTCGACGGCAGCGTACGGCATCAGCTACAAGCCATGCGGGAGCGATTGCTACCACAGGGATAG